From Streptomonospora salina, the proteins below share one genomic window:
- a CDS encoding VirB4 family type IV secretion system protein, whose protein sequence is MRLLPRLMRPTGSTRLGGPAVEAGPRRLLIEDTWCQTLIVTGYPRDVTAGWAEPLLAYPGRCDIAAHITPVPPDVAAHRLRRRRARLESTWRHDAARGRVEDPQAGTAAEDAAGLAQRLATGRRLFRLGLYITVYADTETELAEEIAHLQALSASLLIDTAPATFRPLHGWIATLPLATDTLASARTMDTDAVAALLPFTSPDLDTAGLGETSVVWGTNTHSAGLVLWDRFAPGIDNHNMVVLARSGAGKSYLAKLELLRSLTTGIEAAVIDPEDEYAALAASVGGTRVAVGTPAGRINPFDLPTPDTQADTDAGDGQGPGLMRRALFIHTLIATMVGELDATTAAALDKAILAAYAQAGITADTRTWNRTPPVLADLAHVLGAQEEPEAHRLADRLRPYTHGAYQPLFDGPTSTGLDGHLIVYSLRHLPAEAADVGMLLVLDRLWRRITEAAAPRPRLVTVDEAWLLLQNPVAATYLQRMAKAARKHWAGLTLITQDVGDVLATDTGRAVAANAATQVLLRQAPQNLEAVTSAFQLSQGERQTAAAAQRGDALLLAGHQRVGVHPLASPREHALLTTSPAEHADAGGEETP, encoded by the coding sequence ATGAGGCTGCTGCCGCGCCTGATGCGCCCCACCGGCTCCACCCGACTGGGCGGGCCCGCCGTCGAGGCCGGGCCGCGCCGACTGCTGATCGAGGACACGTGGTGCCAGACTCTGATCGTCACCGGCTACCCGCGCGACGTCACCGCCGGCTGGGCCGAACCGCTGCTGGCCTATCCGGGCCGCTGCGACATCGCCGCCCACATCACCCCCGTCCCGCCGGACGTGGCGGCCCACCGGCTGCGGCGACGCCGCGCCCGCCTGGAATCCACCTGGCGCCACGACGCGGCGCGCGGCCGCGTCGAGGACCCCCAGGCCGGCACCGCCGCCGAGGACGCGGCCGGGCTGGCCCAGCGCCTGGCCACCGGCCGGCGCCTGTTCCGCCTGGGGCTGTACATCACCGTCTACGCCGACACCGAGACCGAACTGGCCGAGGAGATCGCCCACCTGCAGGCGCTGTCGGCCAGCCTGCTGATCGACACCGCCCCGGCCACCTTCCGGCCCCTGCACGGCTGGATCGCGACCCTGCCGCTGGCCACCGACACGCTGGCCTCGGCCCGCACGATGGACACCGACGCCGTGGCCGCCCTGCTGCCCTTCACCTCCCCCGACCTGGACACCGCCGGGCTGGGCGAAACCAGCGTGGTGTGGGGCACCAACACCCACTCGGCCGGGCTGGTGCTGTGGGACCGCTTCGCCCCCGGCATCGACAACCACAACATGGTCGTCCTCGCCCGCTCCGGGGCCGGAAAGTCGTATCTGGCCAAGCTCGAACTCCTGCGGTCGTTGACGACCGGAATCGAGGCCGCCGTCATCGACCCCGAAGACGAATACGCCGCCCTGGCCGCCTCTGTGGGCGGAACCCGGGTGGCGGTGGGCACCCCGGCCGGGCGCATCAACCCCTTCGACCTACCCACCCCCGACACCCAAGCCGACACCGACGCCGGCGACGGGCAGGGGCCGGGGTTGATGCGCCGGGCCCTGTTCATCCACACCCTCATCGCCACCATGGTCGGCGAACTCGACGCCACCACCGCCGCCGCACTGGACAAGGCCATCCTCGCCGCCTACGCCCAGGCCGGCATCACCGCCGACACCCGCACCTGGAACCGCACCCCGCCGGTACTGGCCGACCTCGCCCACGTGCTGGGCGCGCAGGAGGAACCCGAGGCCCACCGGCTGGCCGACCGGCTCCGCCCCTACACCCACGGCGCCTACCAGCCCCTGTTCGACGGCCCCACCAGCACCGGACTCGACGGCCACCTCATCGTCTACTCGCTGCGCCACCTGCCCGCCGAGGCCGCCGACGTCGGCATGCTGCTGGTGCTCGACCGGCTCTGGCGCCGCATCACCGAAGCCGCGGCGCCGCGCCCGCGCCTGGTCACGGTGGACGAGGCTTGGCTGCTGCTGCAGAACCCGGTCGCCGCGACCTACCTGCAGCGCATGGCCAAAGCCGCCCGCAAGCACTGGGCCGGGCTCACCCTGATCACCCAGGACGTGGGCGACGTGCTGGCCACCGACACCGGCCGCGCCGTGGCCGCCAACGCCGCCACCCAGGTGCTGCTGCGCCAAGCCCCGCAGAACCTGGAAGCCGTCACGTCGGCCTTCCAACTCTCCCAAGGCGAGCGCCAGACCGCGGCCGCAGCCCAGCGCGGCGACGCGCTGCTGCTGGCCGGCCACCAGCGCGTGGGCGTCCATCCCTTGGCCTCACCCCGGGAGCACGCGCTGCTGACCACGAGCCCGGCCGAGCACGCCGACGCCGGGGGAGAGGAGACCCCGTGA
- a CDS encoding PrgI family protein, with the protein MVRARMPADIEREDTLLANLTARQLLIIATPALALWGLWSAVGDLVPLPVVGAVAVPVMGAAVAAALVRRDGLSLDRLLVAALCSLRSPSGARPPPLPPPRCPPGSVPAPGRYPHPWMPVEAIGDDGVIDLGEHGAALILDCSTVNVGLRTEEERAALVAGFASYLNSLATPVQILVRAESVRLAPLVAALDAAAPDACTAAPRSTPS; encoded by the coding sequence ATGGTGCGTGCACGCATGCCCGCCGACATCGAGCGCGAGGACACCCTGCTGGCCAACCTGACCGCGCGCCAACTGCTGATCATCGCCACCCCCGCCCTGGCCCTATGGGGGCTGTGGAGCGCGGTGGGCGATCTCGTTCCGCTCCCGGTGGTGGGGGCGGTCGCGGTGCCGGTGATGGGCGCTGCGGTGGCCGCCGCCCTAGTGCGCCGCGACGGACTCAGCCTCGACCGCCTCCTGGTGGCCGCGCTGTGCTCCCTGCGCTCCCCAAGCGGCGCTCGACCACCGCCCCTGCCGCCGCCGAGGTGCCCTCCTGGATCAGTGCCCGCCCCGGGCCGCTACCCGCACCCTTGGATGCCGGTGGAGGCGATCGGCGACGACGGCGTCATTGACCTGGGCGAGCACGGCGCCGCCCTCATCCTCGACTGCTCGACGGTCAACGTCGGGCTGCGCACTGAGGAAGAACGCGCCGCCCTGGTGGCCGGGTTCGCCTCCTACCTCAACTCCCTCGCCACCCCGGTGCAGATCCTGGTGCGGGCCGAATCGGTACGGCTGGCCCCCCTGGTTGCCGCCCTCGATGCCGCGGCACCCGACGCCTGCACGGCGGCACCACGTTCAACACCCTCCTGA
- a CDS encoding MFS transporter translates to MARPGARTPAGSGLVPVLAFSGGVVAVMQTLLVPVLVDLPRLLDTTTSNAAWVITATLLSSAIASPVMGRLGDLHGKRRFLLVSLGLMVLGSLISGFTSALGPMVVGRAVQGFALGAVPLGISIMRDELPPERHGSAMALMSSSLGIGGALAIPLAALVAQNLNWHWLFFGAAALGTVAMAAIFAIVPASAQHTPGRFDVIGALGLTLGLVALLLPISKGDDWGWGSATTLGLFAAAVVIFLLWGFFEVRIKDPLLNLRTASRRQVLLTNLAAITAGLAFYAVTLVLPQLLQLPESTGYGLGMSMTVSGVCAASMGLAMMIASPLAARLSAARGPKVTLMTGLVLLAVAYLAGTGLLGAVWQIVLVAVLAGSGVGIAYSAMPALILGAVDPSESGEANGLNTLMRSIGTSTSSAIVGVVLASTTQRMGTVEVPTLDGFRTSFLIAAGAALLGLVIAAFLPGRMQGDAE, encoded by the coding sequence TTGGCCCGCCCGGGTGCCAGAACTCCCGCAGGCAGTGGGCTCGTCCCCGTCCTCGCCTTCAGCGGCGGCGTCGTCGCCGTCATGCAGACCCTGCTCGTCCCCGTCCTCGTCGACCTCCCGCGGCTGCTGGACACCACGACGTCCAACGCCGCCTGGGTGATCACCGCGACGCTGCTGTCCAGCGCCATCGCCAGCCCGGTCATGGGGCGGCTCGGCGACCTCCACGGCAAGCGCCGCTTCCTCCTCGTCAGCCTCGGGCTGATGGTGCTGGGCTCGCTCATCTCCGGGTTCACCTCGGCCCTCGGGCCGATGGTCGTGGGCCGCGCCGTGCAGGGCTTCGCGTTGGGCGCCGTCCCGCTCGGCATCAGCATCATGCGGGACGAACTGCCGCCTGAACGGCACGGATCTGCGATGGCGCTGATGAGCAGCTCCCTCGGTATCGGCGGCGCCCTCGCCATCCCGCTGGCCGCACTCGTCGCCCAGAACCTCAATTGGCACTGGCTGTTCTTCGGCGCCGCCGCCCTCGGCACGGTGGCCATGGCCGCGATCTTCGCCATCGTCCCCGCGAGCGCGCAACACACTCCCGGCCGCTTCGACGTGATCGGCGCGCTCGGGCTCACCCTCGGGCTCGTCGCCCTACTGCTGCCCATCTCCAAGGGCGACGACTGGGGCTGGGGGAGCGCCACCACGCTGGGGCTCTTCGCCGCCGCCGTCGTGATCTTCCTGCTGTGGGGCTTCTTCGAAGTCCGCATCAAGGACCCGCTGTTGAACCTGCGCACCGCCTCGCGCCGCCAGGTACTCCTGACCAACCTGGCCGCGATCACCGCCGGCCTCGCGTTCTACGCGGTCACGCTCGTCCTGCCGCAGCTGCTGCAGCTGCCCGAGTCCACCGGGTACGGGCTGGGGATGTCCATGACCGTCTCCGGCGTCTGCGCGGCCTCCATGGGCCTCGCGATGATGATTGCCTCCCCGCTCGCCGCCCGGCTGTCGGCCGCGCGCGGGCCGAAGGTCACGCTGATGACGGGGCTCGTGCTGCTTGCCGTCGCCTACCTAGCGGGGACCGGGCTGCTGGGCGCCGTGTGGCAGATCGTGCTTGTCGCCGTGCTCGCGGGCAGCGGCGTCGGCATCGCCTACTCGGCGATGCCCGCTCTCATCCTCGGCGCCGTCGACCCTTCGGAATCGGGCGAGGCCAACGGGCTGAATACACTGATGCGTTCCATCGGCACGTCGACGTCCAGCGCCATCGTCGGCGTCGTCCTCGCGAGCACAACGCAACGCATGGGGACCGTCGAGGTACCCACATTGGACGGCTTTCGCACCTCGTTCCTGATCGCGGCGGGGGCCGCGCTACTGGGCCTCGTCATCGCGGCGTTCCTGCCGGGGCGCATGCAGGGTGACGCGGAGTGA
- a CDS encoding type IV secretory system conjugative DNA transfer family protein: MTVSAIATVAALAAPAAWLVGATVLTCAAAVPLVRWVRYRLAARGARLVEIFPPPEASQEGAEAFWAQMPGLLRPRWSRLLTQPHLAWEYTAAPGGIHIRIWVPGSLPPGLVARAAASAWPGATTATRLAEPAVPDSHTVTGGWMRLARGDEYPLRTRFSEDPLRGLLGALSALEPGTYASVRISARPATGTRLARARHAAARLRGTHTTVWAEALTADRRGRSTPPPDASDNVRAILTKAQSPRLACQISYHLATTRTEPQAREHLRGRAQAVAGALAVYSGTNHLRRGRLTGRMWAPRVWARHRYLARGYLLSTAELAALAHLPLDAAVPGLARAGARSIPPTPAIPTGTNHQARVLGDADAGPHRPVALGAVEARQHTHIIGATGKGKSTLLANLALQDAAAGRAGLVIDPRGDLVADILARLPQEAVGNVVLFDPDDNAPPPRLNLLQGADADFVSDTTVGIFRRIYAHSWGPRTDDILRAATLTLARTGDPTLTLGEVPRLLTDQSYRHRITGRVRDEVLAGFWDWYEQLSTGARAAATGPVLNKLRTALLRPWVRRVIASGPSTVDLGRAFDTGTLVLMRLPKGALGEDTSSLIGALGLAATWQAVTARIHRPEQDRADVAAYIDEAHNFLLQPGSLADMLAEARGYRLSMTLAHQELGQLPAELRKALAANARSKVFFTCSPEDAAGLEAHTLPGLGTHDLTHLGEYQAAARLLVGTTERPVHTLRTRPLPPPVTGRATAVRKSARHYAPASATAADGTTASDIRTRS, translated from the coding sequence GTGACCGTTTCCGCGATCGCTACCGTGGCCGCCCTCGCCGCACCCGCGGCGTGGCTGGTGGGCGCGACCGTGCTGACCTGTGCGGCCGCGGTCCCCCTCGTGCGCTGGGTCCGCTACCGGCTGGCCGCACGCGGCGCCCGCCTCGTGGAGATCTTCCCGCCACCCGAGGCGAGCCAGGAAGGCGCCGAAGCGTTCTGGGCCCAGATGCCCGGCCTGCTGCGGCCCCGCTGGTCCCGACTGCTCACCCAGCCCCACCTCGCCTGGGAATACACCGCCGCACCCGGCGGCATCCACATCCGCATCTGGGTGCCCGGGAGCCTGCCGCCCGGCCTGGTGGCCCGCGCCGCCGCCTCCGCCTGGCCCGGCGCCACCACCGCCACCCGCCTCGCCGAACCCGCTGTCCCCGACAGCCACACGGTCACGGGCGGGTGGATGCGCCTGGCCCGCGGCGACGAATACCCCCTGCGCACCCGCTTCAGCGAGGACCCGCTGCGCGGACTCCTCGGCGCCCTCTCCGCCCTGGAACCCGGCACCTACGCCAGTGTGCGCATCAGCGCCCGCCCCGCCACCGGAACCCGCCTGGCCCGCGCCCGCCACGCCGCCGCCCGCCTGCGCGGCACCCACACCACCGTGTGGGCCGAGGCCCTCACCGCCGACCGGAGGGGCCGCAGCACCCCGCCGCCCGACGCGAGCGACAACGTCCGCGCCATCCTCACCAAAGCCCAATCACCCCGACTGGCCTGCCAGATCTCCTACCACCTGGCCACCACCCGCACCGAACCCCAGGCCCGCGAACACCTGCGCGGCCGCGCCCAAGCCGTAGCCGGCGCGCTGGCCGTCTATTCCGGCACCAACCACCTGCGCCGCGGCCGGCTGACCGGGCGCATGTGGGCACCCCGGGTGTGGGCACGCCACCGCTACCTTGCCCGCGGCTACCTCCTCAGCACCGCGGAACTGGCCGCCCTGGCCCACCTGCCCCTGGACGCGGCCGTGCCCGGCCTCGCCCGAGCCGGAGCCCGCAGCATCCCCCCGACCCCGGCCATCCCCACCGGCACCAACCACCAGGCCCGGGTGCTGGGCGATGCCGACGCCGGCCCGCACCGCCCCGTCGCCCTCGGGGCGGTCGAGGCGCGCCAGCACACCCACATCATCGGCGCCACCGGCAAAGGCAAATCCACCCTGCTGGCCAACCTCGCCCTCCAAGACGCCGCCGCCGGGCGCGCCGGACTGGTCATCGACCCCCGCGGCGACCTGGTCGCCGACATCCTCGCCCGCCTACCCCAAGAGGCCGTCGGCAACGTGGTGCTGTTCGACCCCGACGACAACGCCCCGCCCCCGCGCCTCAACCTGCTGCAGGGCGCCGACGCGGACTTCGTCTCCGACACCACGGTGGGCATCTTCCGCCGCATCTACGCCCACTCCTGGGGCCCGCGCACCGACGACATCCTGCGCGCCGCCACCCTCACCCTGGCCCGCACCGGCGACCCGACACTGACCCTGGGCGAGGTGCCGCGGCTGCTCACCGACCAGAGCTATCGCCACCGCATCACCGGCCGGGTGCGCGACGAGGTACTGGCCGGATTCTGGGACTGGTACGAGCAACTCTCCACCGGCGCCCGGGCCGCGGCCACCGGACCGGTCCTCAACAAACTCCGCACCGCCCTGCTACGGCCCTGGGTGCGCCGGGTCATCGCATCCGGCCCCTCCACCGTCGACCTCGGCCGCGCCTTCGACACCGGCACCCTGGTGCTGATGCGCCTGCCCAAAGGCGCCCTCGGCGAAGACACCAGCTCCCTGATCGGGGCGCTGGGGCTGGCCGCCACCTGGCAGGCCGTCACCGCCCGCATCCACCGCCCCGAACAGGACCGCGCCGACGTGGCCGCCTACATCGACGAAGCCCACAACTTCCTGCTGCAACCCGGCTCGCTGGCCGACATGCTCGCCGAAGCCCGCGGCTACCGCCTGTCCATGACCCTGGCCCACCAGGAACTCGGCCAGCTCCCCGCCGAGCTGCGCAAGGCCCTGGCCGCCAACGCCCGCTCCAAAGTCTTCTTCACCTGCTCACCCGAGGACGCCGCCGGGCTGGAGGCCCACACCCTGCCCGGGCTGGGCACCCACGACCTCACCCACCTCGGCGAATACCAGGCCGCGGCCCGCCTGCTGGTGGGCACCACCGAACGCCCCGTGCATACCCTGCGCACCCGCCCCCTGCCCCCGCCCGTTACCGGCCGGGCCACCGCGGTGCGCAAATCCGCCCGCCACTACGCACCCGCCTCGGCCACCGCCGCCGACGGGACGACGGCCTCCGACATCCGCACCCGATCCTGA
- a CDS encoding replication-relaxation family protein: MPPRLSPGLLAELATRLTPRDYTLLDTLHTHRLLTTHQVAALFFTTRTSRRARTRLLTLHRIGVLERFRPHAATGSAPWCWVLAPAGAHLLARHREEPVAELAPRAERALDLAHSARLHHHIGLRDTLVATTLTARHHQGHTLEIWWDEARCAQEWGAHVRPDAFLRYRHPTGLLDAFLEHDTGTEPLDRVAAKLAGYQRLAAATRITTPVLITTTSPARETNLATRLAAEHAPDVPVRITTTAHLTECGPAEPVWRPTHQGPRRSLTRLD; this comes from the coding sequence GTGCCGCCGCGGTTGAGCCCGGGCCTGCTCGCCGAGCTGGCCACCCGCCTCACCCCCCGCGACTACACCCTCCTCGACACCCTGCACACCCACCGGCTGCTGACCACCCACCAGGTCGCCGCCCTGTTCTTCACCACGCGCACCTCCAGGCGGGCCCGCACCCGCCTGCTCACCCTGCACCGCATCGGCGTCCTGGAACGCTTCCGCCCCCACGCCGCCACCGGCTCCGCCCCCTGGTGCTGGGTGCTCGCCCCCGCCGGGGCCCACCTGCTGGCCCGCCACCGCGAGGAGCCCGTCGCCGAGCTGGCACCGCGGGCCGAACGCGCCCTCGACCTGGCCCACTCCGCCCGCCTGCACCACCACATCGGCCTGCGCGACACCCTGGTCGCCACCACCCTCACCGCCCGCCACCACCAGGGCCACACCCTGGAGATCTGGTGGGACGAAGCCCGCTGCGCCCAAGAGTGGGGCGCCCACGTGCGCCCCGACGCCTTCCTGCGCTACCGCCACCCCACCGGTCTCCTCGACGCGTTCCTCGAACACGACACCGGAACCGAACCCCTCGACCGGGTGGCCGCGAAACTCGCCGGCTACCAGCGCCTGGCCGCAGCCACCCGCATCACCACACCGGTCCTGATCACCACCACCTCCCCCGCCCGCGAAACCAACCTCGCCACCCGACTCGCCGCAGAACACGCCCCCGACGTGCCGGTGCGGATCACCACCACCGCCCACCTCACCGAGTGCGGACCGGCCGAACCCGTCTGGCGCCCCACCCACCAGGGGCCCCGCCGCAGCCTCACCCGCCTGGACTGA
- a CDS encoding flavin reductase family protein, with protein MDGTTVRALASHSLTLPTVPASMDNPSRLLGHARRTGRFGLNILGVHQVVLATAFACSGLEKFDGIACSAIPGITEVGAGGPRP; from the coding sequence ATAGACGGCACCACCGTAAGAGCCTTGGCCTCACACTCCCTGACGCTGCCGACGGTGCCAGCCTCGATGGACAACCCCTCCCGGCTCCTTGGGCACGCGCGCCGTACCGGCCGCTTCGGACTCAACATCCTGGGTGTACACCAGGTCGTTCTCGCCACGGCCTTCGCCTGCTCGGGCTTGGAGAAGTTCGACGGCATCGCCTGCTCGGCGATCCCAGGCATCACAGAGGTGGGCGCGGGCGGCCCACGCCCCTGA
- a CDS encoding C40 family peptidase, translating into MLKLLIAAVTALIALPVLLGALATGSSTTAPAHVDGIGDRLLQAYTTAAAGDCPGMRWQILAGIGHVESDLAAGHDIAPDGDVTPPVIGPRLDGSGAGGNTTPHYDTDNGKWDHDTEYDRAVGPNQHLPSGWDDYGADGNDDGIEDPHNADDSALASGRELCFSAGAGGTDFTDRTQLAEALYRYNHSDEYVDDVLAAIDRFDQRAPDLGEQPGGDRGQTAVAWAMDQVGKPYVWGGTGPDGFDCSGLVMRAWQAAGVDIPRVTTDQYTAGTWVERTELAPGDLLFYDLGAPGAAPTHVTMYAGDGEMINAPSTGQTVRVQPVESPVYANRYMGAVRPQKQT; encoded by the coding sequence GTGCTCAAACTCCTCATCGCCGCCGTCACCGCCCTCATCGCCCTGCCCGTCCTACTGGGAGCACTCGCCACCGGCAGCTCCACCACCGCACCCGCCCACGTCGACGGCATCGGCGACCGGCTGCTGCAGGCCTACACCACCGCCGCCGCCGGCGACTGCCCGGGGATGCGCTGGCAGATCCTCGCCGGCATCGGCCATGTCGAATCCGACCTGGCCGCCGGCCACGACATCGCCCCCGACGGCGACGTCACCCCACCGGTCATCGGCCCCCGCCTGGACGGCTCCGGTGCCGGCGGCAACACCACACCCCACTACGACACCGACAACGGAAAGTGGGACCACGACACCGAATACGACCGCGCCGTGGGCCCCAACCAGCATCTGCCCTCCGGATGGGACGACTACGGCGCCGACGGCAACGACGACGGCATCGAAGACCCGCACAACGCCGACGACTCCGCCCTGGCCTCCGGCCGGGAACTGTGCTTCAGCGCCGGCGCGGGCGGAACCGACTTCACCGACCGCACGCAGTTGGCCGAGGCGCTGTACCGCTACAACCACAGCGACGAGTACGTCGACGACGTCCTCGCCGCCATCGACCGCTTCGACCAACGGGCCCCCGACCTCGGCGAACAACCGGGCGGCGACCGGGGCCAGACGGCTGTGGCGTGGGCGATGGACCAGGTCGGCAAACCCTACGTGTGGGGCGGGACCGGGCCCGACGGGTTCGACTGCTCCGGGCTGGTCATGCGCGCCTGGCAGGCCGCCGGCGTCGACATCCCCCGGGTGACCACCGACCAATACACCGCCGGCACCTGGGTGGAGCGCACCGAACTGGCCCCGGGCGACCTGCTGTTCTACGACCTCGGCGCCCCCGGAGCCGCGCCCACTCACGTGACGATGTACGCGGGCGACGGCGAGATGATCAACGCCCCCTCCACCGGCCAGACCGTGCGCGTGCAGCCGGTCGAATCGCCGGTGTATGCCAACCGGTACATGGGGGCGGTCCGGCCGCAGAAACAGACTTAA
- a CDS encoding NAD(P)-binding domain-containing protein, translating to MRWSRLARKFGAARHDVAAANSRDPCTISAEVLEFGARAVTATDAVQDKDTIVLSIPFSRIPRHRTNPYSTRPW from the coding sequence GTGCGATGGAGCCGCCTGGCGCGCAAGTTCGGCGCGGCACGTCACGACGTCGCGGCGGCCAACTCCCGCGATCCGTGCACGATCAGCGCCGAGGTGCTGGAGTTCGGCGCTCGCGCCGTGACCGCTACCGACGCCGTTCAGGACAAGGACACGATCGTGCTGTCCATCCCGTTCAGCCGAATCCCCCGACATCGGACAAATCCGTACTCGACCAGGCCTTGGTAA
- a CDS encoding nitroreductase yields MSSPTLPFSEAVRARRSARQFLPTPMSAADIRTVLEDAQTTPSNCNTQPWTVHVVSGEERDALSKEILRADDEGRSSSDFTFDYADFGQGAYLERAHHHAASLYEAAGVERHDKPGRKAVVRSNLEFFGAPHVAFLFMPNFGDNVRAASDIGMYAQTFLISLTARGYDGIPQTALGFHADVIRDFLGVPEELKLLFGISFGLADQSAPINQLRMGRVPVEENVVLHGITE; encoded by the coding sequence GTGAGCAGTCCCACTTTACCGTTCAGCGAGGCCGTCCGCGCCCGGCGCTCCGCACGGCAATTCCTGCCTACCCCTATGTCCGCAGCAGACATCCGCACCGTGCTGGAGGATGCGCAGACCACCCCATCGAACTGCAATACCCAGCCCTGGACCGTGCACGTTGTCTCCGGTGAGGAACGGGACGCGCTGAGCAAGGAAATCCTCCGAGCCGACGACGAGGGGCGCTCCAGCAGCGATTTCACCTTCGACTATGCCGACTTCGGCCAAGGGGCCTACCTCGAACGCGCCCACCACCACGCAGCATCGCTGTACGAAGCGGCTGGCGTGGAGCGCCACGACAAACCTGGCCGGAAAGCCGTAGTTCGCAGCAATCTCGAATTCTTCGGCGCTCCGCACGTCGCCTTCCTGTTCATGCCCAACTTCGGCGACAACGTCCGCGCCGCCAGCGACATCGGCATGTATGCGCAGACATTCCTGATCTCCCTGACAGCACGCGGATACGACGGCATCCCACAAACGGCCCTCGGCTTCCACGCCGACGTCATCCGCGACTTCCTCGGCGTCCCCGAAGAGCTCAAGCTGCTGTTCGGTATCTCCTTCGGGCTCGCGGATCAGAGCGCGCCGATCAACCAACTCCGCATGGGACGCGTCCCCGTCGAGGAGAACGTGGTCCTGCACGGCATCACCGAATAG
- a CDS encoding TetR/AcrR family transcriptional regulator has protein sequence MADKQERKPRADVQRNRAALLDAAQRHFLAHGIGTSLEAVAKDAGVGPGTLYRHFPTREALLAAVLQTRSAELEQRRADIDQIDAPAEALRQWLQAMEDYFSSFNGLPEPLMAAARAQDADNPLTLPCHILIEATDQYVQAAQQAGHVRAGVTGYDLFLAAVSVAWTMSAADLDTESLSRLRALIESGYREPTE, from the coding sequence ATGGCGGACAAGCAGGAGCGCAAGCCCCGAGCCGACGTCCAGCGCAACCGCGCCGCGCTGCTGGACGCGGCGCAGCGGCACTTCCTCGCCCACGGCATCGGCACCTCGCTCGAGGCCGTGGCCAAGGACGCCGGTGTCGGCCCCGGCACCCTCTACCGCCACTTCCCCACCCGCGAAGCTCTGCTGGCAGCCGTACTGCAGACACGATCCGCCGAGCTGGAACAACGCCGCGCCGACATCGACCAAATCGACGCCCCCGCCGAGGCACTGCGACAATGGCTACAGGCCATGGAGGACTACTTCAGCTCCTTCAACGGCCTACCCGAACCACTCATGGCCGCCGCCAGAGCACAGGACGCGGACAACCCGCTCACCCTCCCCTGCCACATCCTCATCGAGGCCACCGACCAGTACGTCCAAGCCGCCCAGCAAGCTGGGCACGTGCGAGCCGGGGTGACGGGATACGACCTGTTCCTTGCTGCCGTATCCGTAGCCTGGACCATGAGCGCGGCCGATCTCGACACCGAGTCGCTCAGCCGTCTCCGCGCCCTCATCGAATCGGGATACCGCGAACCAACCGAGTAA